The following proteins are co-located in the Diaphorobacter sp. HDW4B genome:
- a CDS encoding helix-turn-helix transcriptional regulator: MVSQGIRFEHLSKVSRELISTAPTLFCALRITCARAHFEDTILCTHLELHGSSLRVCTRLKGTTGLQHLEHAQWLQNILPIEIIRQFINPKWAPETIAFEARYTPSLDVQAQWPKTRFLSGQPTSWIDVPVRYLGLPPAALKLGADSTRINELSSSSQFIESLKMMLPAYLDGKMPTVDDVAEMANISTRSLQRILSDLGSGYRDILNIIKFERAAQLLKDTDIKIIDIALSLGYSDAAHFTRAFKKMTASSPLEFRIFNRISE; encoded by the coding sequence ATGGTGTCTCAAGGCATACGCTTTGAGCACCTAAGCAAAGTTTCCCGCGAGTTGATTTCCACTGCTCCCACCTTGTTTTGTGCGCTTCGCATTACCTGTGCGAGAGCCCATTTTGAAGATACTATTCTCTGTACACATTTAGAGCTTCACGGATCTTCATTGAGGGTTTGTACCCGGCTAAAAGGTACTACTGGACTGCAGCACCTTGAACATGCGCAATGGCTTCAAAACATTCTACCCATCGAGATAATTCGGCAGTTTATCAACCCAAAATGGGCTCCAGAGACGATCGCATTTGAGGCCCGCTACACCCCTAGCTTGGATGTACAAGCACAATGGCCTAAAACTCGATTTCTCTCAGGTCAACCAACCTCCTGGATAGATGTTCCGGTGAGATATTTAGGGCTTCCCCCGGCCGCCCTAAAGCTCGGCGCTGATTCAACAAGAATCAACGAGTTAAGCTCTTCATCTCAATTTATCGAGTCTTTGAAGATGATGTTGCCGGCTTATCTGGATGGAAAAATGCCGACAGTTGATGATGTTGCTGAAATGGCGAATATAAGCACCCGAAGCCTGCAGAGAATTTTGAGTGATCTTGGATCAGGGTATCGGGATATCTTAAATATAATAAAATTTGAGAGAGCTGCTCAATTATTGAAAGATACTGATATAAAAATTATCGATATCGCATTATCTCTGGGCTATTCTGATGCTGCGCATTTCACCCGTGCATTCAAGAAAATGACCGCCTCCTCGCCGTTGGAGTTTCGCATATTTAATCGCATATCCGAATAA
- a CDS encoding EexN family lipoprotein encodes MKVSIPLVLVAVLAGCGRSESPPQTNIPTVEELAADPKRLKELRQQCKTDRPKLGDVLCNRVAEATRKRFYGDGQTPYTPPKEFPKF; translated from the coding sequence ATGAAGGTGTCCATTCCACTGGTGTTGGTCGCGGTACTTGCTGGCTGCGGTCGATCTGAGTCCCCTCCGCAGACGAACATCCCGACGGTCGAAGAATTGGCCGCTGATCCCAAGCGACTCAAAGAGCTGCGCCAACAGTGCAAGACTGATCGTCCCAAGCTGGGCGACGTGCTGTGCAACCGGGTCGCCGAAGCCACGCGCAAGCGGTTCTACGGTGACGGTCAAACCCCCTACACACCGCCGAAAGAATTTCCGAAGTTCTGA
- a CDS encoding IPTL-CTERM sorting domain-containing protein, which produces MSQRLRAYLAFDCPDWSSMREQHPLSFVPAITLYRQTSGTTWRNRLAYGSIALAALLGGGSAWAQSADLVLSNHVVSPDPVPAQGIATITMTVQNNGTDAANGIKLTDTIPAGSTFVSMSASDGGICTNVVPYECTWGSLPFPGTRTVTLRVRLPSAQVWTNMAAVTSTSTDPNQGNNSLTRNITVQQAADLAITATSSAGGTIAAGAPYTYTLNVNNLGPDPLPVGQSPTVTFNVPAGSSIRSRPTGVGWTCQPASGYPLTDEPGGPVGDAITCTRDDGLATGNSFPPITVNAVGNVTGAVDAAFDVSSNYLDGDGNNNLATVSQPLSAGTDMSIKKTVVLAAGGGGTQASFTLTARQEGGTAPTGVTVTDLLPAGFAYVSSNGAAPWNCNFADGAPVGSAGTLTCTYPGTYTGGAFTDLPPITLLANVTGIGDIPNTGHVAATPPDPTGGNNTSTVIVNNTADLGITKASSLSPVVTGQNYDWNITLRNYGPMPLLTGQAVTVTETIPSGMTLRALPTSAGWLCSVPVGTTLPAAGLVTLTCTHTRSTPLAINSNLPNLAIQVVNTAAGSPQNNVCLALSGNGPTEAGNGPTQAPGTNPATFARNCHGAGVAGTDPLNSSDLQIVKTVVGPDPVVVGQPLTYLITATNLSATVNATNVHIYDTVNNLLSSSGAPGLLSVTPSAGSCTPSAPANVGSASIDCTLGTLNAGASATVTIVVRPNNATATDLTRNNTATVNSLDVGDPNRGNNTSTVTSVVQPRVDMTVSKTVNPTPVRVGQPMTYTVTANNGGPSIATNVRITDVMPPNTAFVSASTPSNGGTCGTVPTMDSTGQTLLCTWASVEPGGNRTVTFTVRPLPAALGTTITNTVTVATDSTETNLNNNTGTIPAQVIDSLVDILVQKTDSVDPVVLGAMTRYTVNIRNAGPSYGTNLVMTDTFPNVGNTARFSYQGNLTASVAGVAVATPTCTEPAVGATSGILTCTFPSLAVGADKEVVVQYDMRAESIVTAGDYSGTQGNHVGVKVDENEAEMGNNQVDEDTTTRRAPIATDLGLTKDVDKATITAGEELVYTLTVRNNGPLESLGAQVIDTLPAGMSFVSSADGCVNSAGTVTCAVGTLPVNESRIFHFTAKSDASTAAGTTLLNTGRLDAPGDINLSNNEDDAKTEVPGKPLTPTPVPTLGAWAMILLMIVLAGLGAQRLRRHAPKQ; this is translated from the coding sequence ATGTCACAGCGATTGCGCGCCTATCTCGCTTTTGATTGTCCAGATTGGTCGTCGATGAGAGAGCAACACCCGCTTTCTTTTGTGCCAGCAATCACCTTGTATCGTCAGACTTCCGGCACCACTTGGCGCAATAGACTGGCATATGGCAGCATCGCCCTGGCGGCGTTGCTGGGCGGTGGTAGCGCTTGGGCACAATCGGCCGACTTGGTGCTATCTAATCACGTGGTCAGTCCAGATCCCGTGCCGGCTCAAGGTATCGCTACTATCACGATGACGGTGCAGAACAACGGCACCGATGCAGCCAACGGCATCAAGCTCACTGACACCATCCCCGCTGGCTCAACGTTTGTGAGCATGAGCGCTAGCGATGGCGGCATCTGCACCAATGTGGTGCCCTACGAATGCACCTGGGGATCTCTGCCTTTCCCCGGCACACGCACCGTCACACTGCGCGTGCGACTTCCCAGTGCGCAGGTATGGACGAACATGGCTGCGGTCACGTCCACCTCCACCGATCCAAACCAAGGTAACAACAGCCTGACCCGTAACATTACCGTGCAACAGGCGGCAGACTTGGCCATTACCGCCACCAGTTCGGCCGGAGGCACGATTGCCGCGGGCGCGCCGTATACCTACACGCTGAACGTCAACAACCTGGGCCCAGATCCCTTGCCAGTGGGCCAGTCACCTACGGTCACCTTTAACGTGCCGGCGGGTTCGTCTATCAGGTCGCGGCCCACCGGAGTGGGGTGGACCTGTCAACCCGCATCCGGGTACCCGCTGACCGATGAGCCCGGCGGCCCCGTGGGCGACGCGATTACCTGCACCCGCGACGACGGGTTGGCCACCGGTAACAGCTTTCCGCCAATCACCGTCAACGCCGTGGGCAACGTCACTGGCGCCGTTGATGCTGCCTTCGATGTGTCGTCTAACTATCTGGACGGTGATGGCAACAACAATCTCGCCACGGTAAGTCAGCCGCTCAGTGCTGGCACCGACATGAGCATCAAGAAGACCGTGGTTCTAGCTGCGGGCGGAGGCGGCACTCAGGCGTCGTTCACCCTGACCGCGCGCCAGGAAGGCGGGACCGCGCCCACCGGGGTGACCGTAACTGACTTGCTGCCCGCCGGATTCGCTTACGTGTCCTCCAACGGCGCCGCGCCCTGGAACTGCAATTTTGCGGACGGAGCACCCGTGGGATCCGCTGGCACGCTGACCTGTACCTACCCCGGTACCTACACCGGCGGCGCCTTCACCGACCTGCCTCCCATCACCTTGCTGGCCAATGTGACCGGCATCGGCGACATCCCGAACACGGGCCATGTGGCGGCTACCCCGCCCGACCCGACCGGAGGTAATAACACCAGCACCGTCATCGTAAACAACACGGCCGACTTGGGCATCACCAAGGCATCCAGCCTCAGTCCGGTGGTGACAGGTCAGAACTACGACTGGAACATCACGCTGCGCAACTATGGGCCCATGCCTCTGCTGACAGGCCAAGCGGTGACTGTGACCGAGACTATTCCGTCCGGTATGACACTTCGGGCGCTGCCTACCAGTGCCGGATGGCTTTGCTCCGTACCCGTTGGCACTACTCTGCCAGCTGCTGGCCTCGTCACGCTGACCTGCACTCATACGCGCTCAACGCCTCTGGCCATCAACAGCAACCTTCCCAATCTCGCCATACAGGTGGTGAATACGGCAGCGGGTTCACCACAAAACAACGTCTGTCTTGCGTTGAGCGGCAACGGCCCTACGGAAGCTGGCAACGGTCCCACCCAAGCCCCCGGCACGAATCCGGCCACCTTCGCGCGCAACTGCCACGGCGCCGGCGTTGCCGGCACAGATCCGTTGAATTCCAGCGATCTTCAGATCGTGAAGACTGTGGTGGGGCCGGACCCTGTGGTGGTCGGTCAACCCCTGACTTACCTCATTACGGCTACCAATCTGTCCGCTACCGTCAACGCGACCAACGTGCACATATACGACACGGTTAACAACCTGCTCTCCAGTAGCGGGGCACCAGGTCTGTTGTCTGTCACGCCTTCGGCTGGCTCGTGCACACCTAGTGCACCCGCCAACGTCGGATCAGCCAGCATAGATTGCACTTTGGGTACGCTGAATGCTGGCGCGTCTGCCACGGTCACCATCGTTGTGCGTCCCAACAACGCCACTGCCACTGACCTGACCCGTAACAACACGGCTACGGTCAATTCGCTGGATGTGGGGGATCCGAACCGGGGCAACAACACCTCGACCGTCACCAGCGTGGTGCAGCCGCGTGTGGACATGACCGTAAGCAAGACCGTCAATCCTACTCCGGTGCGCGTGGGCCAGCCCATGACGTACACGGTAACCGCCAACAACGGTGGACCGTCCATTGCGACCAACGTGCGTATCACCGACGTGATGCCACCTAATACCGCTTTCGTCAGCGCAAGCACACCGTCCAATGGCGGCACCTGCGGCACCGTGCCTACGATGGATTCCACGGGCCAGACGCTGCTGTGTACATGGGCGTCCGTGGAGCCGGGTGGCAACCGCACCGTGACCTTCACCGTCCGGCCTTTGCCGGCTGCGCTGGGCACCACTATCACCAACACGGTGACCGTGGCCACTGACAGCACCGAAACCAACCTGAATAACAACACGGGCACCATTCCCGCTCAGGTGATCGACTCGCTGGTAGACATCCTTGTGCAGAAGACTGACAGCGTGGACCCCGTGGTCTTGGGCGCGATGACCCGTTACACCGTCAATATCCGCAACGCCGGGCCGTCCTATGGCACCAACCTGGTGATGACGGACACCTTCCCTAATGTCGGCAACACCGCGCGCTTCAGCTACCAAGGCAACCTGACCGCCAGCGTGGCTGGTGTCGCAGTGGCTACGCCGACATGCACCGAGCCCGCCGTGGGTGCCACATCGGGCATTCTCACTTGCACTTTCCCGTCTCTTGCCGTAGGTGCAGACAAAGAGGTGGTGGTGCAATACGACATGCGGGCCGAGAGCATCGTCACTGCGGGGGACTACTCGGGCACGCAGGGTAACCATGTCGGTGTGAAGGTGGATGAGAACGAAGCAGAGATGGGTAACAACCAGGTGGATGAAGACACCACCACCCGCCGCGCGCCTATCGCTACCGACCTGGGCCTGACCAAGGACGTGGACAAGGCGACCATCACCGCTGGCGAGGAATTGGTCTACACCCTGACGGTGCGTAACAACGGCCCGCTGGAAAGCTTGGGCGCCCAGGTCATCGACACCTTGCCAGCCGGCATGAGTTTCGTCTCGTCTGCCGACGGTTGTGTGAACAGTGCCGGCACCGTGACTTGTGCCGTGGGTACCCTGCCTGTGAATGAAAGCCGCATCTTCCACTTCACGGCCAAGAGCGATGCATCCACTGCTGCCGGCACCACGTTGCTCAACACGGGACGCCTGGATGCGCCTGGAGACATCAACCTGAGCAACAACGAGGACGATGCCAAAACGGAAGTGCCCGGCAAGCCTCTGACGCCAACCCCGGTTCCGACTTTAGGCGCATGGGCCATGATATTGTTAATGATTGTGTTGGCCGGCTTGGGGGCCCAACGCCTGCGACGCCACGCTCCAAAACAATAG
- a CDS encoding LysR family transcriptional regulator, translating to MEMRHLRCFLAVAEELHFARAAERLHMEQSPLSRAIKELEEELDVVLFARTTRSTRLTRAGKLFLEHVPRVFTVLQQARDSVKAAANGFHGQLRIALSDGITPWRLPNLLALCREEEPDVETRLFEVPLSQQIKGLHDDLYDAGFAQSEEVGDDIVAIPVWSDPLMVAVPARHPLLKYKRIPLEELLRYPLALCDPQACEGHAKHIERVLRQVDTEPLIAERVASCDMMMVLVSAGLALGLASKIHITTSRETGVVARPLAGRTHMVTTYLLRPAGEISEALARFIERVQAIEPSERDRPVSDDRQDTQKESAS from the coding sequence ATGGAGATGAGGCACCTGCGCTGCTTTCTGGCTGTTGCGGAAGAACTCCACTTCGCCCGTGCAGCCGAGCGACTGCACATGGAGCAATCCCCGCTGTCCCGCGCCATCAAGGAACTGGAGGAAGAACTGGACGTGGTGCTGTTCGCCCGCACCACGCGCAGCACACGGCTGACCCGCGCCGGCAAACTGTTCTTGGAACACGTGCCTCGCGTATTCACCGTCTTGCAACAAGCTCGTGACAGCGTCAAAGCTGCCGCGAACGGATTTCACGGCCAGTTACGCATTGCCTTGTCCGATGGCATCACGCCGTGGCGTCTGCCGAACTTGCTGGCATTGTGCCGAGAGGAAGAACCCGACGTCGAGACACGGCTGTTCGAGGTGCCTCTATCTCAGCAGATCAAGGGGCTGCATGACGACCTGTACGACGCGGGATTCGCCCAGTCGGAAGAAGTCGGCGATGACATCGTGGCGATTCCTGTTTGGAGTGATCCCCTCATGGTCGCCGTACCGGCCCGGCACCCGCTGCTCAAGTACAAACGCATTCCTCTGGAGGAACTGCTGCGCTATCCGTTGGCACTATGTGATCCGCAAGCATGCGAGGGCCATGCCAAGCACATCGAGCGCGTGCTGCGTCAGGTCGACACAGAGCCGCTGATTGCAGAACGCGTAGCGTCATGCGACATGATGATGGTGCTGGTATCAGCGGGGCTTGCCTTGGGGTTGGCCAGCAAGATACACATCACGACCAGCCGAGAAACAGGTGTGGTAGCGCGTCCACTGGCTGGGCGCACGCACATGGTCACGACCTACTTGCTGCGCCCGGCGGGAGAGATTTCAGAGGCACTGGCTCGTTTCATCGAGCGAGTGCAAGCCATCGAGCCATCCGAACGCGACAGACCTGTTTCGGATGATCGCCAAGATACACAGAAGGAGTCCGCGTCATGA